The Bacteroidota bacterium genome contains a region encoding:
- a CDS encoding nucleotidyltransferase family protein gives MKAMILAAGKGERLRPLTDTTPKALVTIRGIPLIEIILRRLKLEGFTDIIINVHHFADQILRFLAMNDNFGLNIRVSDERDNLLDTGGALIKASAFIDDNEPLLIHNVDVLSDINLKGLYEHHRHSGALVTLTVKERASARYFLFDSENRLCGWKNVATGETRWTGEPQKQYTAMAFSGIHVIGPEFFANTHLSQCFPVHEQRFSIIDVYLCLATQHKILGHDPGHALWFDLGRPEDIQKAEQFVSELKLW, from the coding sequence ATGAAAGCAATGATACTGGCAGCGGGAAAGGGTGAGCGGCTAAGACCTCTGACCGACACCACACCTAAGGCACTGGTCACCATCAGGGGAATCCCTCTTATTGAGATCATCCTGAGACGCCTGAAACTTGAGGGCTTCACTGACATCATCATCAATGTCCACCATTTCGCTGACCAGATACTCCGTTTTCTTGCAATGAATGATAATTTCGGATTGAATATCCGTGTTTCCGATGAGCGTGATAACCTCCTTGATACCGGAGGTGCATTAATAAAAGCATCGGCTTTTATCGATGACAATGAGCCATTGCTCATACATAATGTCGATGTTCTGTCAGATATCAATCTAAAAGGGCTTTATGAGCATCACCGCCATTCCGGTGCCCTGGTCACACTGACTGTGAAGGAAAGGGCTTCAGCGCGTTACTTTTTATTTGACAGCGAAAACCGGCTCTGTGGATGGAAAAACGTGGCTACAGGCGAAACCAGGTGGACCGGTGAGCCGCAAAAGCAGTACACTGCGATGGCTTTCAGCGGCATACATGTCATCGGGCCGGAATTCTTTGCCAATACGCATCTGTCACAATGTTTTCCGGTACATGAACAACGCTTTTCAATCATAGATGTGTATCTTTGTTTAGCGACGCAGCATAAAATCCTCGGCCATGACCCGGGTCATGCTTTGTGGTTCGACCTTGGCAGGCCGGAGGATATCCAAAAAGCAGAACAATTTGTCAGTGAACTTAAACTGTGGTGA
- a CDS encoding PD-(D/E)XK nuclease family protein produces MKPFLDSVASYIIDNYSDRMAGMCVVMPNRRSGLFLKKYMAKKIDKPVLLPAVYSIEDLIIELSGFRLADPVSLLFELYDVHCRIEKEQAQPFDDFLHWGKVLLRDFNEIDSYLIDTKNLFSYISEAKALSVWNLDQQPLTTLQKNYMAFYSSLYSYYTILTESLAAKKLAYEGLASRHVVEILPQISEQLKWHTVLFCGFNAMTKAEEKIIEFLVGKGKAEILFDADAYYVGNPKQEAGNFIRKYIESGRFGEIKWTTDDFLQGEKQITIIGVAQNIGQVKVAGQIIQDIRNASNDLQNTAVVLSEENLLIPLLNSLPGDIGEFNVTMGYPLIFTPVYDLFETIFTMHENAGRFFNLPSASAWKYYYKDAFRVLNHPYILSLSDDPQKLRETIAGLQSTNKIFFTDKELEPLFKSEAPGYSSVVRLIFQNWDNQPAKALQCFLELLERFRDRLIADKSVGHRNTIEIEYIFHFARIIRRITGLSSTYNFITSTLTLRNIFRQIVAGQTIPFFGEPLKGLQIMGMLETRTLDFANLIMLSVNEDILPKSKVTNTFIPFDIRVESGLPTYRDSNAIYAYHFYRLLQRSKQVFLLYNTEPGELGGGDKSRFITQIINELPLANPHITISEKLLNQPPEKDTRNFSITIDKSDAIAGKLLEKARKGLAPSALNAYRKCSLQFYFREIARLAEAEEVEETIEAATLGKVVHDVMYRFYKPWVDKPLTTDAIEQMMQMIDKETEASFGKHYQGGDIRYGKNLLTANVARIFIRNLLLTEKQFISQSVINGTPPVIRFLEQWFDTIVDVKMEDRIIPVKLKGKIDRIDQVGTLRRIIDYKTGNIVESNLKVKSFEEMRDDAKADNSFQLLVYAYIFLLQKSPGGARSVVPGVLSFHKHSQGLIEVKLPGEADITIQTLDDFKNLLDTILFEMFDQKNPFTQTTDSDNCKYCPFKGICNR; encoded by the coding sequence ATGAAGCCTTTTCTCGATAGTGTAGCCTCATATATTATAGATAATTATTCCGACAGGATGGCCGGCATGTGTGTTGTCATGCCAAACCGCAGGTCAGGGCTTTTCCTGAAGAAATACATGGCGAAAAAAATCGATAAGCCTGTTCTTCTCCCGGCTGTCTATTCAATTGAAGACCTGATCATTGAGTTATCCGGATTCCGGCTGGCCGACCCTGTTTCCCTTCTCTTTGAATTATATGATGTCCATTGCAGGATTGAAAAAGAACAGGCACAGCCCTTTGATGATTTTTTGCACTGGGGGAAAGTCCTGCTGCGCGACTTTAATGAGATAGACTCCTATCTTATCGATACAAAAAATCTGTTTTCTTACATCAGCGAAGCCAAGGCACTGTCGGTGTGGAACCTTGACCAGCAGCCACTGACGACCCTCCAGAAGAACTACATGGCTTTTTATTCATCTTTATATTCTTATTATACCATACTCACTGAATCCCTGGCTGCGAAAAAGCTGGCTTATGAAGGTCTGGCATCACGCCACGTCGTAGAAATCCTGCCTCAGATATCCGAACAGCTGAAATGGCATACGGTTCTGTTTTGCGGATTTAATGCCATGACAAAGGCAGAGGAGAAAATCATAGAATTTCTTGTCGGAAAAGGTAAAGCTGAGATCCTTTTTGATGCCGATGCATATTATGTCGGCAATCCCAAACAGGAAGCCGGTAACTTTATCAGGAAATACATTGAAAGCGGGAGATTCGGAGAAATTAAATGGACTACTGATGATTTTTTACAGGGCGAAAAGCAGATCACCATCATTGGCGTGGCGCAGAATATCGGACAGGTGAAGGTGGCAGGGCAGATCATACAGGATATCCGGAACGCCAGTAATGACCTGCAAAATACCGCTGTTGTACTTTCGGAAGAGAACCTGCTTATCCCTCTGTTGAATTCGCTGCCGGGCGACATCGGCGAATTCAATGTCACCATGGGCTATCCATTGATCTTCACGCCGGTTTATGACCTCTTCGAAACTATCTTTACCATGCATGAAAATGCCGGGCGGTTCTTTAACCTGCCATCAGCCTCTGCATGGAAATATTATTACAAGGATGCTTTCAGGGTACTGAATCATCCCTATATCCTGTCGTTGAGCGATGATCCGCAAAAGCTGAGGGAGACCATCGCCGGTCTGCAAAGTACAAACAAAATTTTTTTCACCGATAAGGAGCTGGAACCACTCTTTAAATCCGAAGCTCCAGGTTATAGCTCTGTGGTCAGGCTGATCTTTCAGAACTGGGACAATCAGCCCGCTAAAGCGCTGCAATGCTTTCTGGAATTACTCGAACGCTTCAGAGATCGCCTTATTGCTGATAAATCTGTCGGGCACCGTAACACCATCGAAATAGAGTACATTTTCCACTTCGCCAGGATTATCCGGCGTATAACCGGGTTGAGCAGCACATATAATTTTATAACCAGTACATTAACGCTGCGGAATATCTTCAGGCAGATTGTTGCAGGTCAGACCATACCATTCTTTGGCGAGCCGCTCAAAGGGCTGCAGATCATGGGCATGCTCGAGACCAGGACACTGGACTTCGCTAATCTGATCATGCTCTCTGTAAATGAGGATATACTCCCCAAATCCAAGGTCACAAATACCTTCATTCCGTTTGATATACGTGTTGAATCCGGATTGCCGACATACCGCGACAGCAATGCCATTTATGCCTACCACTTTTACCGCCTGCTGCAACGAAGTAAACAGGTCTTTTTGCTCTATAATACCGAACCAGGTGAACTGGGCGGTGGCGATAAAAGCCGCTTCATTACGCAGATCATTAACGAATTACCACTGGCCAATCCGCACATCACGATAAGTGAGAAATTACTGAACCAGCCTCCTGAAAAAGATACCAGGAATTTTTCGATAACCATTGATAAAAGCGATGCCATTGCCGGCAAGCTGCTGGAGAAAGCCCGCAAAGGCCTGGCGCCAAGTGCACTGAATGCATACCGTAAATGCTCTCTTCAATTTTATTTCAGGGAGATAGCCCGGCTGGCCGAAGCAGAGGAGGTAGAAGAAACTATCGAGGCCGCAACACTGGGCAAAGTCGTTCATGATGTTATGTACAGATTTTATAAACCCTGGGTGGATAAACCTCTGACAACAGATGCTATCGAACAGATGATGCAAATGATTGATAAAGAGACAGAAGCATCTTTTGGCAAGCACTATCAGGGCGGGGATATCAGATATGGCAAGAATCTCCTCACAGCCAATGTCGCCAGGATATTTATCAGGAATCTTCTGCTGACCGAAAAGCAGTTCATTAGCCAAAGTGTGATAAACGGAACACCCCCTGTCATTCGCTTCCTTGAACAGTGGTTTGATACGATTGTGGATGTTAAAATGGAAGATAGGATCATACCTGTGAAACTGAAAGGTAAAATCGACAGGATAGACCAGGTTGGAACCCTCCGGCGTATCATCGATTATAAGACCGGCAACATCGTCGAAAGCAACCTGAAGGTGAAGAGTTTTGAAGAGATGAGAGATGATGCCAAGGCCGATAACAGCTTTCAGCTGCTGGTGTATGCGTATATCTTTCTTCTTCAGAAATCCCCCGGCGGCGCCCGTAGCGTCGTTCCCGGTGTCCTCTCATTCCATAAGCATAGCCAGGGACTCATTGAGGTTAAACTTCCCGGGGAGGCGGATATTACTATTCAAACATTAGATGATTTTAAAAACCTCCTGGATACAATCCTTTTCGAAATGTTCGATCAGAAGAATCCTTTTACTCAAACGACTGACAGCGACAATTGTAAATATTGCCCTTTTAAGGGTATTTGTAACAGATAG
- the amrB gene encoding AmmeMemoRadiSam system protein B: MGIKKFYSLSLITLMIMNTHCSPQNKQPEEQLVNRKPYAAGRFYSGDSTELRADLKQLFSAAVPKKMENVIAIISPHAGYVYSGEVAASAFNQIDRKKKYDNIFLLASSHVKYFDGASVYSKGDYITPLGKVKVNRDLARQLLSSNKVFMFDNEADAYEHSVEVQLPFLQYIMQEPFQIVPIILGTQQPQTCQAIAAALKPYLNEKNLFVISTDFSHYPSYKDAMTCDIASANAVMTNSPQQLINTINANSEKGIQQLATSMCGWTSVLTLLYMTENNPGITITPIKYMNSGDVSFGDKTRVVGYYGLAFSLKKAAASSDAEFQLTPEDKKTLLQIARSTIVDYVKNGKIPALDASGYSDRLKAQCGAFVTLNKEGKLRGCIGRFSATEPLYMVIQQMAIASATEDSRFTPVTASEIPELEIEISVLTPMKKINSIDEIVLGKHGIYIKKGWASGTFLPQVATETGWTKEEFLGHCAREKAGIGWDGWKDAEIYTYEANVFSEKELK; the protein is encoded by the coding sequence ATGGGTATAAAGAAATTTTATTCCTTGTCACTAATCACGCTAATGATAATGAACACGCATTGTTCCCCTCAAAACAAGCAGCCCGAGGAGCAGCTTGTAAACCGCAAGCCGTATGCTGCCGGCAGGTTTTACTCCGGTGATTCCACCGAGCTCAGGGCAGACCTGAAACAGCTGTTTTCTGCCGCTGTTCCCAAAAAAATGGAAAACGTCATAGCCATCATATCACCTCATGCCGGATATGTCTATTCCGGAGAGGTGGCTGCCTCTGCTTTTAACCAGATCGACCGAAAAAAGAAATACGATAACATCTTTTTACTGGCGTCGAGCCATGTGAAGTATTTCGACGGGGCATCGGTGTACAGCAAGGGCGACTATATCACTCCGCTAGGTAAGGTGAAAGTGAACAGGGATCTGGCCCGGCAGCTCCTCAGCAGTAACAAGGTGTTCATGTTCGACAACGAAGCTGATGCCTATGAACACAGCGTGGAGGTACAGTTGCCTTTCCTGCAGTATATCATGCAGGAGCCATTCCAGATTGTCCCGATCATCCTGGGGACACAGCAGCCGCAGACATGCCAGGCTATCGCCGCTGCCTTGAAGCCCTATCTGAACGAAAAGAATCTCTTTGTCATCAGCACCGATTTCTCGCATTACCCATCCTATAAAGATGCCATGACCTGTGATATAGCATCAGCCAATGCGGTGATGACCAATTCGCCGCAGCAGTTAATCAACACCATCAACGCCAATTCCGAAAAGGGCATTCAACAGCTGGCTACCAGCATGTGCGGATGGACATCAGTGCTGACACTGCTATACATGACCGAAAACAATCCCGGTATCACTATAACGCCTATCAAATACATGAACTCTGGTGATGTGTCGTTCGGCGATAAGACCAGGGTCGTCGGATATTATGGGCTGGCATTCTCATTGAAAAAGGCCGCAGCCAGTTCGGATGCGGAATTCCAGTTAACACCGGAAGACAAGAAAACATTGCTTCAGATTGCACGGTCGACTATTGTAGATTATGTCAAAAACGGCAAAATACCGGCGCTTGATGCATCCGGTTACTCTGACCGGCTGAAAGCCCAGTGTGGCGCCTTTGTCACTCTCAACAAAGAGGGAAAACTCAGGGGATGCATAGGCCGGTTTTCAGCTACCGAGCCCCTGTACATGGTCATCCAGCAGATGGCCATCGCATCGGCCACTGAAGACTCCCGTTTCACGCCAGTCACAGCTTCTGAAATACCTGAACTGGAAATTGAAATATCGGTTCTCACACCCATGAAAAAAATCAACTCCATTGATGAAATTGTCTTGGGTAAGCATGGCATCTATATCAAAAAAGGCTGGGCTTCGGGTACCTTTCTTCCCCAGGTGGCCACAGAAACAGGATGGACAAAGGAAGAGTTTCTCGGACATTGCGCCCGTGAAAAAGCCGGCATCGGCTGGGATGGATGGAAGGATGCCGAAATATATACTTACGAAGCCAATGTTTTCTCGGAAAAAGAGTTGAAATAG
- a CDS encoding fused MFS/spermidine synthase, translating into MDTRYKNRFYLSVVAAGLVSITTQIILLREFMVVFYGNELVMGIILANWMLLTGLGSFLGRFSGNMKHGPALIVICLALQAIMPVITVFLLYVMRNAIFPVGKMIGILEVFYSSLILLLPFCMVTGFLFTVFCTHAFQKFQENLTSRIYGLESTGSIIGGVLFNFILVFYFKTFQSLMVLMVISFVAAFIFSLMFKGLWKYLLISVAVTAIVMMNVISLDSLSKKRLYVDQDILYQKDTPYGNIVVTQTGGQINFYENGVTLFTSGNTIENEESVHYAMVQNKHPQNILVLSGGMSGIISEIEKYPIHRIDYVEMNPWIIRIAERYFKRPADSLVRIINKDAKLFIRQTGQKYDVVLINLPEPATAQINRFYTVNFFKSLKTKLDPGAVVSTSLMSTANYMSPEQRRIHSALMNSLHQSFNNVIIIPGGKNYFIASDSTLDIGIAELIKKRSLDNVYVNQYYIDDGLLKERSANILASLDMKGGVNTDFKPVSYLQQSLLWLSYFKMDYRVPLMVIIVLLVMVIFFFSPVNLGMFAGGFTASSLEFLILIAFQVIYGYVYQMTGVIIMTFMAGLALGSLYMNHYLPRNGSKNYRRILLGLAIFSFLLPLLIFVMSSTYLPAVAVHALFIILTLILSGLVGMLFAQASVIQRDSVSHTSSAIYSADLIGSAFGVLIVSAFLLPWLGITQVCFIIGCLNVLSWIMLLVRKGMILNL; encoded by the coding sequence ATGGATACCAGATATAAAAATCGTTTCTACTTATCTGTAGTGGCTGCCGGTCTGGTGTCCATCACTACACAAATCATCCTCCTCAGGGAGTTTATGGTGGTCTTTTACGGAAATGAGCTGGTGATGGGCATCATCCTTGCCAACTGGATGCTGCTGACTGGGCTGGGATCTTTTTTGGGCCGGTTTTCCGGGAATATGAAACACGGCCCGGCACTCATTGTTATTTGCCTGGCCCTGCAGGCCATTATGCCCGTCATCACGGTTTTCCTGCTGTATGTCATGCGGAATGCCATCTTCCCCGTTGGGAAGATGATCGGCATTCTTGAAGTCTTTTATAGTTCCCTTATCCTTCTTTTACCATTTTGCATGGTTACCGGATTTCTTTTCACGGTCTTCTGCACCCATGCATTTCAGAAATTTCAGGAAAATCTGACAAGCCGTATCTATGGCCTCGAATCAACAGGAAGCATAATCGGCGGTGTGCTGTTTAACTTCATTCTGGTGTTTTATTTTAAGACATTCCAAAGCCTCATGGTTTTAATGGTCATCAGCTTTGTGGCAGCTTTTATCTTTTCACTTATGTTTAAAGGCTTGTGGAAATATCTGTTGATCTCCGTTGCTGTTACTGCCATTGTGATGATGAACGTCATCAGCCTCGATAGCCTGTCAAAAAAGAGGCTTTATGTTGATCAGGATATTTTATACCAGAAGGATACTCCTTACGGGAATATTGTGGTGACCCAGACCGGCGGCCAGATAAATTTTTATGAGAATGGAGTCACTTTATTCACCTCAGGCAATACCATTGAAAATGAAGAATCGGTGCATTATGCGATGGTGCAAAACAAGCACCCCCAAAATATACTGGTCTTATCAGGTGGAATGTCAGGAATCATTTCTGAGATCGAAAAATACCCAATCCACCGGATTGATTATGTGGAAATGAATCCCTGGATCATCAGGATAGCTGAAAGGTATTTTAAAAGGCCGGCTGATAGCCTTGTCAGGATAATTAATAAGGATGCCAAATTATTTATCCGGCAAACCGGCCAGAAATACGATGTGGTATTGATTAATCTGCCGGAACCGGCGACAGCGCAGATCAACAGGTTTTATACGGTGAATTTCTTTAAAAGCCTGAAAACGAAACTTGATCCCGGCGCCGTTGTGTCGACCAGCCTTATGTCGACAGCCAACTACATGAGTCCGGAACAACGCAGGATTCATTCAGCGTTAATGAATTCACTTCATCAATCCTTTAATAACGTCATCATCATACCCGGCGGAAAGAATTATTTTATCGCCTCCGACAGCACCCTTGACATCGGCATTGCAGAGCTCATTAAAAAGAGAAGCCTGGATAATGTATACGTCAACCAGTACTATATCGATGACGGCCTGCTAAAGGAAAGAAGTGCTAATATCCTGGCCTCTCTTGACATGAAAGGCGGTGTGAACACCGATTTCAAGCCGGTATCTTATCTTCAGCAATCCTTGCTCTGGCTGAGTTACTTTAAAATGGATTACCGGGTACCATTGATGGTTATTATTGTTTTGTTGGTCATGGTTATCTTTTTTTTCAGCCCCGTCAACCTGGGCATGTTTGCAGGAGGTTTTACCGCCTCCTCCCTTGAATTTCTTATTCTGATAGCATTTCAGGTCATCTACGGCTATGTGTATCAGATGACCGGTGTCATCATCATGACATTCATGGCCGGCCTGGCGCTGGGATCCCTTTACATGAACCACTACCTGCCCCGGAATGGCAGTAAAAATTATCGCCGGATTCTGCTTGGCCTGGCAATATTTTCATTCCTTCTGCCCTTGCTTATCTTTGTCATGAGCAGCACCTATTTACCTGCTGTTGCCGTACATGCCCTGTTTATCATCCTTACGCTGATCCTGTCAGGCCTCGTAGGCATGCTTTTCGCACAGGCATCGGTAATTCAAAGAGATAGTGTCAGCCATACCTCATCCGCAATTTACAGCGCCGACCTGATCGGCTCAGCCTTCGGCGTACTCATCGTATCAGCTTTTCTCCTTCCCTGGTTAGGCATAACACAGGTATGTTTCATCATCGGATGCCTGAATGTTTTATCCTGGATAATGCTCCTTGTGCGAAAAGGAATGATCCTGAATTTATGA